A region of the Thalassoroseus pseudoceratinae genome:
AATTGTGGATTACCGGGATCTTCGCGTTCCGGACTATATGCTAGGAAGAAATCTTCACCAGTCGTCAGACCACTTTCTTCCAGAATCGGCAGCAGGACATCGCGGGTAGTCGTGGGGTACGTGGTGCTTTCCAGTACGACCAATTGACCGGCACGAAGTGTTTTCGCGATGGCGTGGGCCGTTCCCTCCACGTACCGCAGATCCGGGTCACGAGCCTCATTGAGCGGTGTAGGCACGCAAATCAACAGGACGTCGGCTTCGTTCAACCGGGTCATGTCGGCAGTTGGATCGAGTTGCTTCTTCTTGATCCATTCGCCCACCGTTTCCGACGAAATGTGCTTGATGTAGCTTCGACCGGCCGAAAGCTGCTCGACTTTTGTCTGATCGACATCGTAACCGATGCAGCGAAAACTGGCCGATGTGAAAGCGTGAATCAGTGGCAGCCCGACATATCCCAAACCGATCACGCCCACACGAGCCGATCGATCTGCAATTTTCGCCGCGAGATCGTGTGACATCTTCATCCCTGCTGTTGATGCTCCCGAATTGACAACAGCGGGCGATGCTAACTCCGGTCCTATACGTCGGTCAAGATTATGGGCGATAGACTTCTGCTGGGAACTTGCCCCGCCAGAGTGACAAAGCGCGTCCGACGTGCGACAAAAACGGATAAAAACGGCTGAGTTGCGACGGCGTCAACTCTTCCACACCTTGCACCAACCATTGCCCTGCTCGTTCGATGACTTCGGTGGGCGGAAGACATTCTGCCGGGGCAAACGCCCACCATTCGAGTGCATGACCGGTCGCCAAGAGTCGATCCGCCTGCGGTCCCATCGGCGAAACCAGACCATCAGGTTGCGGGCCGTCGAACTCCTCACCTGGCCAACCGCCGTCCCAATATCCCTCAGGCGATTGGGTGGCGACGAGACGTCGCGTCACGTCTTGGAGATGAGCGATCACTTTCGCTCGCCCTTTCTCGCTGAGCATTCCGAATTCTTCGTCCGCCCGCAGCAGCAACGCCAACGCGTGCAAACGGTGGTTGCCGAAACACACACCCTGGGCGAGTCGTTGTCGCATCAATCGATCGGCTAATCGGTCCCACGTGATTTCCTGGCCTTCGGTCGTGCGGAAACTCTTCGCGTGCGGCAAATAGTGCAAGTACGCCAATGTCGACCACTCGTATTCGACCTGGTTCAAACTGAACTGATCCAACGACTGTGCCAATCCAGCCCGCAATGTGGTTTCACCGTTCGGGGTGATGACTGGGTAATCCAGCGGGGTTCCGACTTCCGCCAGTCCGGCTAACGTGTGATCAACGTGACTTGCTGAGGCTTTCCCCTGCATCGTCCGGAACTTCAGGCTTTCGCCGGTCGTGTCGGGCACAAGAAATGGTTTCTTGTCATTGCCCCATGCGGCGGCAAATCGTCGATGATCAAGCAGCAATTCCCGCATTTCGACTCCGGAGAGACTTCGCGGGTCGGAAAACACCGCTTCCACCCCCCAGAACCGCAACGCATGATCCACATGGTTGATCTGAGGATTTCGCCCTCGAAACCGAGGTTCCAACAATCGTAACACCCGTTGGAGTTGGTCGTCCGAGACAACGTCCGGTCGATCGTACAACGGCGTGATGCGGATCGGTTCGTTTCGTGGAACCGGCGGTAGGTTCGGCTTGGTCATCTCTTGATAACGCCAAGCCGCATACGCACCGACACCGATCAAGAATACCACCTGAATGGCTGCAAATAATACAGCATGACGCGCGACCGGAGTTCTTGTTGGCTCAGTTTGCGACATGTCTCAGCGACTTTCGATCAATGTGTCTTCAGGAAGTCTGTAAACAGCGGACGGTTCGGCGTGGGGCCGGTTCAGATTTCCGGTTTCTCAGCAACCGCCGGAGACGGAATCGCCGGGACGAAATCCGGTTCGGCCGTTTTCTCACCGCCGCGAACGGCGATCAGAGCGAGATCGTCTTCATAGGTGACTCTCCAGCCCGGCAGTCGGCGGACGGATCGTTCGAGATCTGTTTGCAATTCCTTGTGGACAATCAAGGTGTTGACGCGGTATCGGTCGAGCCGGCGTGACAGATCCGGTGTCGCGTTGGCGATGCGGAGATAGTCCTTCCAAACTTGGGGAGGAGCCACATGCACGGCATTCGTGGTCATCATCATTTGGATGCCCTCCGGACCATCCCACGCGAGCCAATCGCCCCACCACTGCGGACCGGCGACCAATCCGCTCGGTGGGTTCTCACGCAGGTAATCCGTGACCGCTAGAGGCGTGTCACTGTGATAAAGCGTGCTGTCCGCCCGCGCTTTGCCACCCAGAACGAACTTGCTGACCGGCGAAAACGCAAACGCCAACCACAAGACCAGAGCCGCGATCAGCGTGTAATGCGGAGATCGAGTGAAGAGCACGGCGGAATCGTCGCGAAGTTTCTGAACTGGTTTCGTCGCCGCAATTTGTTCCAGCACATCACGCAGATGCGGAGCCAACATCAACATCCAAACGGGACCATACCACGCGACCATTCGCACACGCATGATGACCGCTAGCGTGAAGACGCTGAATGCGACCACATCGGTTGCTCGCAAGGCTGCTCGGCTATGACGTAGCACCACAAGCGTGATGATCCACGAGGCCCCCACGGTGATGCCTTCCAGCGAGACCATCTCCAACGAGTACCATTCCATGATGTCTTTGAGATTCGGATTCTGCGGGAACAGCAACGTGTGAAGCAGAAGATCGAAACCGTAGGGATTGATACACGCAGCGACCACCGCGAGTTCGGTCAGAATTACCCAACGACGAAATGTACGATCCGCGAAGATCGCCCAAAGATTTCCGGTGGAAAGCAAGACTTCGATACCGCGTCCGACGGTGTAACAGCCGAGCAAAACGAGCCCAACGACGAACGACCCGTGCAGGTTCGCCCACAATGTCATCACAAGCGGAACGGCCAGCCACACAAACCACGGGGTTTGGCCGTTATCGGTTCGGCTCGTATCATCGGCATCGCGTTTCCGACGAGGGTCGGCGGCAATTAGGCAGGCGATCAGAATCGCAAAGCACAAGCCGCCAAACATCTCCGGACGAATCACGGCATGACGGCCCCAATTCACAGCCCACACCAGAAACGACGCCAAGCACGCCCAGCCAAATCGCCCGATTTGCATTCGGAATGCCAACGCGTAGACGGCATAGGTTAGCGTCGTGACCACTGCAAAAAGGGCGGAGTATCCTTCCGCACCACCGCCCCGCCCTGCCAATGCGAGCAGAATCTGTCCACCCCAGGCCGTCGCCGTGACTTCCACACCTTCGGCCAACGGCACGAACGGTTCAGATGTCGGAAGTTCCTGGTGATCGAGAATCCAATTGCCGTAGGCGATGTGTCCCCACACATCCGAATAGAACAATCGCATGTAGTTGTGATACATGAAGAACAACGAGCACGCGACGACCAACCCGACTTGCCAAGCTTGCAGTTGCCACTTTTCGGGCAGATGCACTTGCAACGGTTCGGGTTCGTCGGCGTCGGAAGCGTCGGTGTTTGGGGCCGTGGTATTTTGATCAATGACAGTGGTCATGATGAAGGTCTTACGAAGTTCAAAGGCATGTGCAAACGAAAGGAACAACCTGCTAGCGCCAATTGTTTCCATCTGGAAACGGTTGCCCGGCTTGCGTGTTTGCCGTGGGCGATGAAAACCGGAAGGGATCGAATGTGACAGCTTCCTCTGTTTCGCTGGAACCGGTAATTCGATCGATCAGAAATGTGGGTCGCCCGCGAACTTGGTCGTGGATTCGCACAACGTATTCCCCGAGAATCGCCACGCCGAAGGCGTTCAACGCACCGAAGAAAGAAGCGGTCATCAATCCCGAAGTCCAGCCTGGCGTTGCCGCTCCGCTGAACAGTTTGTGGTAGAGAGCAAACCCCGTCAGGCTGAAGCACACCGCACACGAAATGACGGCAATGAAGTAGAACAGCGAGAGAGGAGCGGTCGAGAACGAGAAAATCGCGGTCTTTGCCAGACGTACCAGACCCCAGAACGAGACTCGCGGGTTTTCGTCGTGTCGGTCCAATCGTTCGACCGGCACTCCCGTCTGACGTAAACCGACCCAACTGCGGAGGCCGGGGAAGTAACGATCTGTCTCACCGAGTTGCAAAAGCGACTGGACGACTCGTTTATCGATCAGCCCGAAGTTGCCTGCGTCGAGCGGAATCGGTGTTCGCGAAATGCGATTCAACATGCGATAGAACGAGCGGAACAGGAACCGTTTGACGGCGTTTTCTTTTCGTTGCACACGGACGGCGTAGACGACGTCGAACCCTTCCCGCCAGCGTTCCGCAAAGCGAGTGATTGCGGCGGGATCGTCTTGGAAATCGGAGTCCATCACAATGACCGCATCGCCGCTGGCAACACTCAGTCCCGCTTGTAAGGCAGCCTGCTGACCGAAGTTTCGAGCCAAATGAACGACCCGCACGCCCGGTGTTTCCTTGGCGATCTGATCGAGCAAATCTTCGCTGCCGTCGGAACTGCCATCGTTGACGTAGATGACCTCGAAGTCGCAGCCGGTCCGCTCCAGATTCTCTACAAGTGCCTCGGTCAGTCGGGGCAGAATCGACAACTCGTTATACACCGGCAGCACGACCGACAGCCGTGTTTGGTCGGGATTTGGACGCGACGGAAGAGATAGGCTGGCGTTCTCGATCGGCATGTTGCAGCACTCCGGCGATAGACAATCCGCATGGCATTCCGATCCGTAGAAGCAAGCTCCGTTCCAATCCGGCACAACGCAACAACAGAGAGTTCACCCACTTCGGCACCCGTGGGAACTCGGCGGCGTCTCGTTGGGGGCGAATTCGCTCTTTCAGTCGCATTCCCATCGCAGCAGGCAACGTGAATGAATTCCAGTGCTGACACCACGCAAGATCGAGTCCGGCTTGCTCCGCGTGTCGCCGAAGTGTTCGCTTCGTGTAACGGCGATGGTGGCCGAGGATTTCATCCCATTTGCCGAACAACATCGGATACGCCGGCACCGTGAGAATCACCACACCATCGGGTTTCAGGACACGAGCGGCGTGTTCCAGCACCGGGACCGGTTCGGCCATGTGTTCGAGAACATCCAACATCACCACGGCCGAGACGGAACCATCTTCAAGCGGCCAAGCGTCGTGGAGGTCTTGTCGCCGAACGTGTTCAAGTCCTCGCTGCTTGGCCATTTCGATGGAAGCGTCCAGCAGATCATAGCCATGGACATCGAATCCAAGTCGTTGAAATTCCAATAAGTTGCGTCCGGAACCGATTCCACCCTCAACGACGATGCCAGCCGTCGGGGCATGTTTCTTCAAGAGTTCAACTACCAGATCTCGTTTGGCAACATGCCACCAATACGTGTCTTCGAGGTGAGCCATTTCCTGAAGGTGGCGCTGATCCATGGTGACAGTTTCCAAATGGAATCACTTGGGTGGTTTCATCTGCTTTTTTAAGTGGATGTCAGTGGGCTGACGCACTTCTTGTTCCATTGCGTTGGTATGCGATTCGCTTTGACAACCGCTCCGGTGTGTTGAATCGAGGAACGAAAACCATGTCGAATGTAAATACAACGAGTTCGAAGCCGGAGTCCGTCGGTCTGGCGATTTTCGTGCTTGTGGCAATTCTGGCGGTTGCCGTCCCTCCGTTCTTGCGGACGCCACTGACCAACGACGCGATCTATTACGATTTACAGGCTCGGCATCTCGTTGACGGTGGAAAACTATATGAAGATATGTTTGAACCGAACCTGCCCGGCGTGGTTTGGTTGCATGTCGCGGTTCGCTCGATTGCGGGGGACTCTTGGGAAGCCCTGCGAGTGTTCGACCTGCTGATGTTCTCAGCGGCCGTTTTCATCGCGGTGCGGTGGATCGTCCCCAAAGGGGTTTCAGCGCGATCACGATATTATTTGGCGGCGGCCTGTTTTCTGTTCTACTTCTCGCAAACGACGTGGTGTCATTGCCAACGCGATGTCTGGATGACCGTGCCTGTGCTCGGTGCGTTGGCGTTACGAATCCGGCAGACCGAACGAATTCAGAGCGGGACTGTCAGCAACACGATTCTGTTCGGGCTAGGAGTCCTTGAGGGGTTGGTCTGGGGAGCGGGAGTCTGGTTGAAACCGCATGTCGTGTTGATGGCTGGAATGGTTTGGATTCTTAGTGTGACCATGACCCGGCAGTGGCGGCGAATAGCTGTGGATTCGGCTGGACTGCTCGTCGGAGGGCTGATCATCGGTGGTGCGGGTGTTGGTTGGATGATGTCAGTCGGATGCTGGTCGGCCTTCTGGGAAACAATGACTAAGTGGAATCCCGAGTACGCCACGAGTGGTCAAGCCCACAAGACATTCATACGGTATCTCGAATTGCTCTATTTCCTGTCGCCGTGGGTCTGGCTGCATGTGTTGGCTGTTCCCGTCGCATGTTTGGCGATTCGGCGAAGTTTCCGGGCAGATCGCACCGACAGTGATCTTCCGGTCGCGTTGCTTTCAATTTGCTATCTGACTTGGACCATTCAGGCATTCGCGCTTCAACACTTATTTCACTACATTCATGTGGCACCGATTCTATTGGGGATCGTGGTCGTCGCGATGTCCTTTCGCTCTCGTGTTTCGAGTCTCGGGCGTGTTGGCGTTCTTGGGTTTGTCACAGTTGCAGTTCTTTGTTCTCCGCTTCTGCGATTCGAACGCCTGGGGCTATGGTGGCCAAGTATTCGGTCACCCCTGCCGGTTCGTGTTGCTGAGCGACTTGGCGGAGCAACCGCAAACCGACAACTCGAGGACATTGACAAAGTCGCGGACTTTTTGGCCGAGAATGAGGTCGGGACGCGGGACGTATGGTGTTACAACTCGGAACTGGTCGCGTTGTATGACCGCATGAGGCTCACGCCACCAACCCGGTATGTGTACACGTTGGAATTGCTCGTGTTTCTGCCAAGCCGTCGTCAAGAGATTTGGCAAGCTCATCGGAACACACCGATTCGCTACCTGGTTGCGAATATCGAGACGTCGCTTCTTCGTGACCAGCAAATTCGAGAGGTGAAAGATCGGGCTCGAAGTCTTCGGACTGGTGGAGACATGCCGGAATCGGACATTCCCCTGCCCTACCCGTTAGATTCGCCGATTGTGTATACGGCTGGAAACTATTATGTGTTCGATCTGGGCACCAATCCGCAAACGTTGGTTAGCGATCGGCCTCATGCGACCTTGAAATAGACTCAGCCCGATGGAAATTGAATTCCATCGGGCTGATGTTTTCGGATTCGATTGTCTGTGGTTCCGTCGTCCGTGATGGTGTCGCTGGGAATCAGATTCCTGGGATGCTCAGCGGTGCGGCTGGAGCCGGGGCCGGTGGTTCGTATTCCGGCATTGTTTCCGTTCGGGGTGGAGCAGGAACCTTGTTGGATTGGCCACCGACCAAGTCTTCCAATTTGGGGAGCTTGGCATCGAACGGACGCTTCTCATCTTGAGGCGGAAGAGGCGAGTTCGTCGCGAAGCTTTGGAACATTGGCTTCAGGAACTCGGTGCTGTATGGAGCCCGGACATCACCGCCCATCGCCGCCGCGAGTGCTGCATCCCGTTCCACATGGATGTAGTTGTAGGGGCGGAAGTAGTAGTAGCCGTGGAACTTGGGATAGTAGGCGTAGTGAGGATACAAGTCGCCAGGGCCCACACAATTTTGCATCAGGTGATCGTTCCAGCACTCGTCTAACCAGCAGCAGCCGTTGTTGCAATCGTCACCGGCATATCCGTATTGCCAAGCGTGCGGAGAGCCACCTCGACAGGCTTCGCAATAGCCGCTTCCATCGCCATACTGGCTGCCATAGCCAAGTCCACCTCCACAGGCGAGACACGCGTTAGTCGAGACGCATCCGCCGTAGTACTGACCTCCATGAGACTGGCAAACAGAGTCCTGGGCGAACGGTCCACAGACGGATGTTGCACACGAAGTTGGGGATGCGGTGCAACTCGGGGCGCAAGCGCTGACGTGTTGTATTCCTGGATGAGACACCACATGGGCGCTGGTGCCGTTGTAGCTGGCGAAGTCGATGACTTGAGGCTGAACGGTATGAATGACTGGTGCGTTTGATTGGGTCGAGACTCCGTCAAAGGATGCGACGTCCGCTCCTAGGGAAGCTCCCACCAGGACTAAGGGCAACAGATACATGAGCGGGATTCCTTTCCATGCTCAAAAAGGCCAGGGATTTGTTCCCCATTCGGGCAGACGACCGTACTCCGGTCTTCTGTGTCTCCGGCGAACGTGAAGAATTCAGTGTTCTGCACATTCCCGGGAGACAAAGCACGCCATGAATACTTGTTAGCTGCTCTGCCCTTGAACATCGGTCAGGAAGGAACCGCGAATTCGATATTACGTGATGCACACCGATAACCGTCACAACCGGAACAACAGGACCATTGCGGAAGACACCGACAAACCGGACAGTCGAACCCATCGGCATGCAACTTGCATCTCGTTGGAAATTGAATTTCCACAAGAAAACAGGTCGGTACACGATGAGTCACCTTGTTGATCGTATTCTCCGCGTTCCGTCGGTCCTTCTGTGCCTGGTGTGCGGACTCTGTTTGAGCGGTTGTGGTCAGCAAGCCACATTGTTCAACGTCGCCAAATCCGCCGAAGAATCAACCAAGACAGAATCCACAACGGATTCCCTGGGGTTGGATTCCGTAATTGATCAACTGCAAACTCTTTCTCCGATTGCAGTTCCGGCGGAAGTCCAGAATGGATTGGAACAAGCGAACGAGGCTCTTCGCAAATTGGAACGGATGAAACGATCCAATCGGGAAGCCATCCGTGACGCCAATCGCCAGGTCCGTGTGATGAACCCGGCACGTTCGCCGAATATCGTGATGATTGTTGCCCCCCGCTTGGCTGCAAATGATTTGGGGGTCTATGGACAAGAACCCACGATCACGCCGAACTTGGATCGAATGGCTGAGAATGGGGTTCGATTTCTGAGTTTTCACGGTGCGAGTCCTGATCCATTGGCTTCCCGGTGGTCGCTGCTGACGGGACAACTGCCGAGTCAAGCCGATGAGGAAGCCGAACCACGTTTCCAACTTCGAAACAGCCGCTGCAATGTCGCCGAGACGCTTTGGCAGGCCGGTTATGACACGGGCTTCATCGGCGTTTGGGGCGCTCCGGACAACGCACCGCTCGACACCCCGCTCAATCATGGATTTGATGAATGGATGGGCGTGCTGCCCTACTCTGCGATGGATGATCCCACGCCAGACAATATCTGGCTCGGTGAGGAACAACCCCTTCAACCAATCGCGCAAAACAATGCACAGCCTGGGTTTACTGCGGGCGACTTATTCGTGCGGGAATCGCTACGGTTCTTTCGGACACAGCGTGGCGGACGACGTCCGTTTTATCTTCAGCTCCATCTGCCCAACTACATGGGGTATCCCGCAGCGTTGTTGGATCGAATTCCACCGACCCGCGACGGGTTGGGTCAAACTGCAAACCGCTATGCCGCCGGTCTGATGATGATGGACCAAGATGTGGGACGGATACTCAGTGGTTTGGAGGTCCTGGGACTGACAAACCGAACGGCTGTCTTTTTCACCGCGTTCACCGGTCCAGACCCGAACAACGCCGCTGCTTTGAATGGACTCGGAAGTCTGGGTCCGTATCAATTTGCACCGCACGGGTTGGGGCAGGCCAACCTGCAGGTTCCGTTGATCGCTCGATTCCCCGGCTTCTTTCCCACGAATCGCCTCGGATTGCCACCAGCGGTCGTTTGGGACTTGCATCCAACACTCGCGGAACTGGCCTGGGCAATTCAAAAACCGACATTTCTCCCCGGAACTTCTCTGATGCCAGAGATTTACGGCCGGAGAGAATTAGCCGAACGGGTTTTGTATTGGCGGTACCGGATGGCACAGGCGGCTCGTTTGGGGCCATGGAAAGCCGTGAAATCCGCGGGTGTGAACGATGTGTTGCTCTACGACTTAGTGAACGATCCCGGTGAAAGAACGGATGTCGCTGCGGAGCATCCGGAAATCGTCAACCGTCTGACAATCGCGGAATAGTCGCTGGATTGGTTGCGTGCAATCAATCGAAGCGGAACGGGTCGCCATGCATCTCGTAGCCGGGGTGCATACCGATATTGATCAGTAGACCGATCGAAAAACACGTCGCCACCAAGCTTGAACCACCGTAGCTCAGGAGCGGCAAGGTCAGGCCGGTGATGGGCATCAGGCCAACGGTCATTCCGGCGTTGATGATGGCCTGAGTTGCGAATTGCGTCACGATTCCAACAGCCACCAATCGCCCAAACGGTTCCCGAGTCGCGGCAGCGACGAGAAGTCCTCGACCAATCAGACACAGATACAGCCCCAAAGTCAGCACACAACCCCCGAAACCCCAGCGTTCGCCGATCAAACAGAACACAAAGTCGGTCCGAGCTGCCGGAAGGTGGTAAGCATACGGATTGGTCACCGACATGCCGCCCAATTCACTCCCCCACGGGCCCCCCAACGCCAAGACTTGCTTCGATTGGTGAAGGTGGTAGCCGTCACCACGCGGAGCCGGTCCACCGTCAGCCTGTGTGAACAATGTGACCACCCGTGATTTCTGTTCGGCACTCATGCCCATCCAAAGCACAGGCGTGAGACTGACGCCAAGCAAGACAAGCGAGATCAAATGTCGGGGGCGAGCACCGGCTGTGAACAGCATTCCGAACAGGACGGGAATGAAGACAAGCGATGTTCCCAGGTCGGGCTCTCGCAGGATGAGCCCAATCGGCACCATAGCCACCAGAAACGGGATCAGTAACCCCGTGAGTTGCCGGTAGTTCCGGCGATACATCAGGTAACGCGACAACGCCAAAATAAACGCTAGCTTCGTCAATTCGGACGGCTGAAGACTAATTGGCCCCAGCGGAATCCATCGTCGAGAACCGTTGCGTGCCGGCAAGAAGAAAACCGCGATGAGCAGGATTACACTGACCAGAAACAAGGGCCATACGAGCGGTTTGAAGAGTCGGTAGGGAATCCATGTCGCGGCCAACATGGCGGGCATCGCGAGACACATCCAGACCGCTTGCTTGGAGAAGTAATCTCCACTTGTTGCCAATGCATCGCCGCGATCGATACCGGTCAGCCCGATCAACATCAACGCCAGCGGGCAAAACACCAGAAGCCAAGGTGTCCTGCGAATTCGTTCGTTGTGATCCCTTTGTGACATGCCGGGAGGGCCCAAATCGACTCGGTTGCGGTTCGGGTATCTGTGTAACGGAAACTCGCTTCCGCGCGAACAGCGATTTCATCACGCCCTTGGCAGCTCGACCGTAACTTGCGATTTGGTCAAGTGTTCGCCACAATCGAGGGCATCTAAGACAACAACTGTCGCGGAATAATTTATGGGCCTGACAATGAGACAATACATCCATCCCTGTAGCCGGTTACTGGTTTTGGTTCTGGCATTATGCACGGCGGTTGGCTGCTCTTCCTCGAAGACGGATGATGACAACGGCGAAGTCAAACCTCCGCAGGAAGACTTGGGAGGACCGTTGCCAGGTGAGCCAGAGGTCGCCTACCAACCGTGGGCAGAAACTGCCGCCTCGATTGAGTCGTCACCCGGTTCGGTTACGGCGGTCATGTTTTGGAGTGAAGGAACCAAGTTCGTTGAGGAGGAAATCAACGAATTTGTCCGGATGGCGAAGATCTTCCGAGACGAAGACGTCGAGTTTGTGAGTGTCAATCTCAATTCCGCGCTCAACGATACCGACGATCGTAAAACTCGTGTCAAAGCGGTTCAGAAGTTCTTGACCGAACATGAAGCGAACTTTCGGCATCTGCTTTCTGTCGCACCGCAGTTTGAATTGTTGATGTCCACCGGCTCGGTTCGCTTTCCGGCGATTTTCCTGTACGACAAGACCGGCAAGTTGCGGCACAAAATTAGTGTTTCGCTCGATAGTGACAAAGACAGCCCGCTGCCAATTCGTTCCGACGTGATTCCGCAAGTCAAGTTGCTACTCGAAGAAGAAACGCCCGCGGAAGACGCAAACAAGACGCCCGAAAAAACGAACGAATCCGAGGAAAAGCCTTCTCAACCAGAGAGCAAACCGGTCGCGAAAAGCGATGTCGAGTTGCAAACGCTCAACTGGGAGCAAACCCAGGAAATCGTCGCCAAACACCGTGGAAAAGTCGTGGTCCTCGATCTTTGGTCGAACCATTGTCTGCCTTGCATGCAGGAGTTTCCCAACCTTGTGAAATTGCAGGCGTCTTATCCGGAACAGGTCAAATGCATCTCGTTCAACATGGATTACCAGGGGAACGGCAAACCGGAATCGAACCGGGAATTTGTCATGGAGTTCCTGAATTCGCAGAACGCAACGCTGACGAACGTGATGTCGAATGTTGCCGACGAGAAACTCTACGACAAACTCAAATTGGGATCGTTGCCGGCAATTTACGTCTACGGGCAGGATGGGAATGTGGCGAAACGATTCGATGCGAACAGCGCCGGGGAATTCACGTATGAAGCGGATGTGATTCCCTTGGTCAAAGAATTGTTGGCCGCCAAGTGAGTTTGTCACAACGTTGGAAATTGCTGAAGGAGTCCGCAAGAGATGTTGGAGACGCCACCGGAAGAAAGTTCCGTTCCACTCACCGAACTCACCAGACAACAACGGCGAGTGATTGGCACATTGATTGAAAAGGGGTTAACCACCCCAGATTCTTACCCGTTGACGTTGAAAGCATTGACGACGGGCTGCAATCAGAAAAGTAACCGGGATCCCGTAACCGGGTACAGCGAAGACCAGGTCGCTGATGTTCTCGAGCAACTCCGAGAAATGGGCCTGGTTGGGGAGATTCACACCGATTCTGGACGTGCCCCCCGTTATCGGCATTACATTCGGCATCGGCTGACGATTACCGAACCGCAGTTGGCAATCATGGGCGAACTTCTGCTCCGCGGCAAACAGCGGCTCGGTGAACTTCGTGCTCGCGCAAGTCGAATGGTTCCCATCGAGAACCTGGAACAACTCCGTGAAGCACTCGCGGGCATGTTGGATCAAAGCTGGGTGCAAAGCAGCGGCAACCTTGAACGCCGCGGCACGATGGTCGATCACGGTTTCTACCGAGCCAAGGAGAATATGGTTCTCCAGCCGACGGACGACGCAGACGAATCTCAGGACTTTGATGAACCCGTATCGGCCCCACGATCGCAGGCAACCCCCGCAGCGATCGCGGCAAATGCCGTGACGACTGAGCAATTCACCGAACTCCAAAGCGAAGTGGTCGCCCTCCGGGAAGACAATCAGAAGTTGCGGGATGATGTCCTCACGCTTCGGAATGAACTCGGGCGTTTGGGTGACGACTTTCAGCGACTGCGTCAGGAACTTGGTGGTTGATTTTCGGCAACATCTTCACCGGATCGATACACCCTGAGGAAGTTTCCCCGAAATCTCTGGCGATTCGATCACCAAAAACTTGAGTGTCTCGCGATTGGCTGGTAATTTGGGAGAGTCGCGGGAGATATTGCGCCGCGTCTTCGGTTCGAGTTTGCGGTATGAACTTCAAGAATATTCACCAGGGGGAATGGTATGAAACAACTGGCATGGCGAATGTTGAGTGCGTTGGCAATGGTCGCGTGCATGACACAAATTTCTGCGGCTCAAGAAGACGCGGCAGCCGGAGCTGCCCCGGCATATCCTGAATCGGAAGTATCGGATTCGGCTGACGCCGGTCAATCGGCTGACAGCGGCCAACCCGCCGACATGAGTGCCTATGGATGCTGTGGGTCTTATGGCTTCCAAGGCTGCTACAACACCTGCGGATACTCGATCTACGGCTACAGCGGCTATCCGGCATACTGGACCGCCGGCTATCTCTGGGCACCGTATGTTGACTACTACGCCCCAGTGTTCAC
Encoded here:
- a CDS encoding class I SAM-dependent methyltransferase; its protein translation is MDQRHLQEMAHLEDTYWWHVAKRDLVVELLKKHAPTAGIVVEGGIGSGRNLLEFQRLGFDVHGYDLLDASIEMAKQRGLEHVRRQDLHDAWPLEDGSVSAVVMLDVLEHMAEPVPVLEHAARVLKPDGVVILTVPAYPMLFGKWDEILGHHRRYTKRTLRRHAEQAGLDLAWCQHWNSFTLPAAMGMRLKERIRPQRDAAEFPRVPKWVNSLLLRCAGLERSLLLRIGMPCGLSIAGVLQHADRERQPISSVASKSRPNTAVGRAAGV
- a CDS encoding TlpA disulfide reductase family protein; translated protein: MRQYIHPCSRLLVLVLALCTAVGCSSSKTDDDNGEVKPPQEDLGGPLPGEPEVAYQPWAETAASIESSPGSVTAVMFWSEGTKFVEEEINEFVRMAKIFRDEDVEFVSVNLNSALNDTDDRKTRVKAVQKFLTEHEANFRHLLSVAPQFELLMSTGSVRFPAIFLYDKTGKLRHKISVSLDSDKDSPLPIRSDVIPQVKLLLEEETPAEDANKTPEKTNESEEKPSQPESKPVAKSDVELQTLNWEQTQEIVAKHRGKVVVLDLWSNHCLPCMQEFPNLVKLQASYPEQVKCISFNMDYQGNGKPESNREFVMEFLNSQNATLTNVMSNVADEKLYDKLKLGSLPAIYVYGQDGNVAKRFDANSAGEFTYEADVIPLVKELLAAK
- a CDS encoding sulfatase-like hydrolase/transferase, which gives rise to MSHLVDRILRVPSVLLCLVCGLCLSGCGQQATLFNVAKSAEESTKTESTTDSLGLDSVIDQLQTLSPIAVPAEVQNGLEQANEALRKLERMKRSNREAIRDANRQVRVMNPARSPNIVMIVAPRLAANDLGVYGQEPTITPNLDRMAENGVRFLSFHGASPDPLASRWSLLTGQLPSQADEEAEPRFQLRNSRCNVAETLWQAGYDTGFIGVWGAPDNAPLDTPLNHGFDEWMGVLPYSAMDDPTPDNIWLGEEQPLQPIAQNNAQPGFTAGDLFVRESLRFFRTQRGGRRPFYLQLHLPNYMGYPAALLDRIPPTRDGLGQTANRYAAGLMMMDQDVGRILSGLEVLGLTNRTAVFFTAFTGPDPNNAAALNGLGSLGPYQFAPHGLGQANLQVPLIARFPGFFPTNRLGLPPAVVWDLHPTLAELAWAIQKPTFLPGTSLMPEIYGRRELAERVLYWRYRMAQAARLGPWKAVKSAGVNDVLLYDLVNDPGERTDVAAEHPEIVNRLTIAE
- a CDS encoding glycosyltransferase family 2 protein — its product is MPIENASLSLPSRPNPDQTRLSVVLPVYNELSILPRLTEALVENLERTGCDFEVIYVNDGSSDGSEDLLDQIAKETPGVRVVHLARNFGQQAALQAGLSVASGDAVIVMDSDFQDDPAAITRFAERWREGFDVVYAVRVQRKENAVKRFLFRSFYRMLNRISRTPIPLDAGNFGLIDKRVVQSLLQLGETDRYFPGLRSWVGLRQTGVPVERLDRHDENPRVSFWGLVRLAKTAIFSFSTAPLSLFYFIAVISCAVCFSLTGFALYHKLFSGAATPGWTSGLMTASFFGALNAFGVAILGEYVVRIHDQVRGRPTFLIDRITGSSETEEAVTFDPFRFSSPTANTQAGQPFPDGNNWR
- a CDS encoding FtsW/RodA/SpoVE family cell cycle protein; its protein translation is MSQRDHNERIRRTPWLLVFCPLALMLIGLTGIDRGDALATSGDYFSKQAVWMCLAMPAMLAATWIPYRLFKPLVWPLFLVSVILLIAVFFLPARNGSRRWIPLGPISLQPSELTKLAFILALSRYLMYRRNYRQLTGLLIPFLVAMVPIGLILREPDLGTSLVFIPVLFGMLFTAGARPRHLISLVLLGVSLTPVLWMGMSAEQKSRVVTLFTQADGGPAPRGDGYHLHQSKQVLALGGPWGSELGGMSVTNPYAYHLPAARTDFVFCLIGERWGFGGCVLTLGLYLCLIGRGLLVAAATREPFGRLVAVGIVTQFATQAIINAGMTVGLMPITGLTLPLLSYGGSSLVATCFSIGLLINIGMHPGYEMHGDPFRFD